A single genomic interval of Osmia lignaria lignaria isolate PbOS001 chromosome 9, iyOsmLign1, whole genome shotgun sequence harbors:
- the LOC143305639 gene encoding uncharacterized protein LOC143305639 translates to MKRMVQWVEACDNPNLSLLSPEQLKSQVICSSHFEQKYIMMKKLTMSAVPTLNLPLSEAASIKIEQQDTRMEIPEEEEECKPDCTGGIDSKSGIMGHVDFTALLGPSGD, encoded by the exons ATGAAGAGGATGGTGCAGTGGGTGGAAGCATGTGACAACCCTAATTTGTCACTGCTTTCACCCGAACAGCTGAAATCTCAGGTGATCTGCAGCAGCCACTtcgaacaaaaatatataatgatGAAGAAGCTGACAATGTCAGCAGTTCCAACACTGAACTTACCAC TGTCAGAGGCTGcctctattaaaatagagcaGCAAGACACCCGGATGGAAataccagaagaagaagaagaat GCAAACCTGACTGCACTGGGGGAATAGACAGTAAGAGTGGCATCATGGGACACGTAGACTTCACAGCACTTCTTGGACCATCCGGAGATTAG
- the awd gene encoding nucleoside diphosphate kinase, whose product MVFLCSVLVLFYLVYKSVMAENKERTFIMIKPDGVQRGLVGKIIQRFEEKGFKLVAMKMVWPTEDLLKKHYSDLASRPFFPGLVKYMSSGPVVPMVWEGLNSVKTGRVMLGETNPKDSAPGTIRGDYCIQVGRNIIHGSDSVESATKEINLWFGEPKDVVDWATWAEKWIYE is encoded by the exons ATGGTCTTTTTGTGTTCTGTcttagttttattttatttggttTACAAATCAGTTATGGCAGAAAATAAGGAACGTACCTTCATTATGATTAAGCCTGATGGTGTACAACGTGGTCTTGTTGGAAAAATAATCCAACGATTCGAGGAAAAAGGTTTTAAGCTTGTAGCAATGAAGATGGTGTGG CCAACAGAGGATTTATTGAAGAAACATTATTCAGACTTGGCATCTAGACCTTTTTTCCCTGGTTTGGTTAAATATATGAGTTCAGGACCAGTTGTTCCCatg GTATGGGAAGGTTTAAATTCTGTAAAAACTGGTAGAGTAATGTTAGGAGAGACAAATCCAAAGGATTCTGCACCTGGAACAATTCGTGGCGATTATTGTATCCAAGTCGGACGTAATATTATTCATGGATCTGATTCAGTTGAATCTGCCACCAAGGAGATCAACCTATGGTTTGGAGAACCAAAGGATGTTGTTGATTGGGCAACTTGGGCTGAGAAATGGAtctatgaataa
- the LOC117600169 gene encoding lipopolysaccharide-induced tumor necrosis factor-alpha factor homolog isoform X1 — translation MSVRKAPDIMSKEMSAPPAPGFIPSPTPGFVPPPAPPSYTDGQPNIVVVGAPQFDSESQRLTCPHCHANISTEIQTQANSKTHLFALLLCVTGLWCCAPCPYCIDSCQTKKHYCPACKAYLGESAQ, via the exons at GTCTGTAAGGAAAGCACCAGATATTATGTCTAAAGAAATGTCGGCACCACCAGCACCTGGATTTATTCCATCGCCAACACCTGGATTTGTTCCGCCGCCAGCACCACCATCTTATACTGACGGACAACCAA ACATAGTTGTCGTAGGTGCGCCGCAATTTGATTCAGAATCGCAACGATTAACGTGTCCTCATTGTCACGCAAATATTTCTACAGAGATACAAACACAAGCAAATTCGAAAACTCATCTGTTTGCGTTATTACTTTGTGTGACTgg ATTATGGTGCTGTGCCCCTTGCCCTTATTGTATAGACTCGTGTCAGACAAAGAAACACTACTGCCCAGCTTGTAAAGCATACTTAGGAGAATCAGCccaataa
- the LOC117600169 gene encoding lipopolysaccharide-induced tumor necrosis factor-alpha factor homolog isoform X2, translating to MSKEMSAPPAPGFIPSPTPGFVPPPAPPSYTDGQPNIVVVGAPQFDSESQRLTCPHCHANISTEIQTQANSKTHLFALLLCVTGLWCCAPCPYCIDSCQTKKHYCPACKAYLGESAQ from the exons ATGTCTAAAGAAATGTCGGCACCACCAGCACCTGGATTTATTCCATCGCCAACACCTGGATTTGTTCCGCCGCCAGCACCACCATCTTATACTGACGGACAACCAA ACATAGTTGTCGTAGGTGCGCCGCAATTTGATTCAGAATCGCAACGATTAACGTGTCCTCATTGTCACGCAAATATTTCTACAGAGATACAAACACAAGCAAATTCGAAAACTCATCTGTTTGCGTTATTACTTTGTGTGACTgg ATTATGGTGCTGTGCCCCTTGCCCTTATTGTATAGACTCGTGTCAGACAAAGAAACACTACTGCCCAGCTTGTAAAGCATACTTAGGAGAATCAGCccaataa
- the LOC117600137 gene encoding uncharacterized protein LOC117600137 isoform X2, translating to MTERFVLFKRHYDKYVALAAKYEEAKGVAYYLEERYHEVKAERDKLEEARRNLEKRLEGCEAELRGKEDELFLQLERSLRLEEEVERAKNERDSCLAARDRLDRQREVALRRLQMQLAQNEITRQTLERARQDVVRQATVIRAERDALERENEVLKEKLRVEQGELGEERRRREEGVAALTRETITLRHAARHLRAATLHATACRRRRRCSVCLYARRTFAEIDDYRDDGNLFKCLQVPLQDLRTWLRPNATSTTPTSRGQRTNSPLADREISFIDDSSVDSSAGGSNVSNSSSSSNSASDDEAYPSTPVAEISLSSANSSAPPTARAFSSDSGFSSEIGDRRSRCYENGGSSTSSSSGKSRKISESLSCSEPDEQSTGGFTRSRWTSSFRKLLGRKPKTKSTPDRTSRRNED from the exons ATGACCGAGAG gttCGTGTTGTTCAAACGCCACTACGACAAGTACGTCGCCCTGGCCGCCAAGTACGAGGAAGCTAAGGGTGTCGCATATTACTTGGAAGAACGTTATCACGAGGTTAAG GCCGAGAGAGATAAATTGGAGGAGGCCCGGCGAAACTTGGAGAAACGATTAGAAGGATGCGAGGCAGAGCTCCGTGGCAAGGAAGACGAATTGTTTCTTCAGCTAGAGCGAAGCCTTCGTTTGGAGGAAGAGGTGGAAAGAGCAAAGAACGAACGGGACAGCTGCCTAGCTGCCCGTGATCGTCTGGACAGGCAACGCGAGGTAGCTTTGCGACGTCTGCAAATGCAACTAGCGCAAAACGAGATTACAAGGCAAACGCTTGAACGAGCACGGCAGGATGTCGTCAGACAGGCTACTGTTATACGCGCCGAGCGAGATGCTCTTGAAAGAGAG AATGAAGTTTTAAAGGAGAAACTTCGCGTAGAACAAGGAGAATTAGGGGAGGAAAGACGAAGACGAGAAGAAGGCGTAGCAGCACTGACTCGAGAAACGATCACGTTGAGACACGCTGCAAGACACCTTCGTGCGGCTACTCTTCACGCCACAGCTTGCCGCCGTCGTCGACGATGTTCCGTGTGTCTGTACGCAAGACGTACTTTTGCAGAGATCGATGATTATCGCGACGA tgGCAATCTTTTCAAGTGCCTTCAAGTTCCGCTACAGGACCTACGCACCTGGTTACGTCCAAACGCAACGTCGACAACACCAACATCACGGGGACAAAGAACCAACTCACCGTTGGCCGATCGAGAAATAAGTTTTATCGACGATTCCAGCGTCGACAGTAGCGCTGGCGGAAGCAATGTGAGCAACAGTAGCAGCAGTAGCAATAGTGCTTCAGACGATGAGGCGTATCCAAGTACCCCAGTGGCTGAAATCTCGCTTTCGTCAGCCAATTCAAGCGCTCCGCCAACAGCTAGAGCATTTTCTTCCGATTCAGG CTTTTCGTCGGAGATTGGAGATCGAAGATCACGATGCTATGAAAATGGGGGTAGTAGCACGAGTAGCAGCAGCGGTAAGAGCAGAAAGATCAGCGAGTCGCTTAGCTGCAGCGAGCCGGACGAACAGAGTACAGGAGGATTCACTCGGTCAAGATGGACCTCCTCGTTTCGCAAGTTGTTAGGGCGAAAACCGAAAACCAAATCAACGCCCGACCGTACCTCGCGAAGAAACGAAGACTGA